One stretch of Pseudoramibacter sp. DNA includes these proteins:
- a CDS encoding HIRAN domain-containing protein, which produces MTDPIYFTIAGTNYAYHSDFMKPGMQVKLVKEPDNQADHEAIRVEMQGLGKVGYVANSPWTVLGESVSAGRLYDKIGETAMGEILYVLDKGVLCVLKQTSDADETIV; this is translated from the coding sequence ATGACAGATCCAATCTATTTTACGATTGCAGGAACAAATTACGCCTATCATTCGGATTTTATGAAGCCGGGCATGCAGGTCAAACTGGTCAAAGAACCGGACAATCAAGCGGATCATGAAGCCATTCGCGTGGAAATGCAGGGCCTTGGAAAAGTCGGCTATGTGGCCAACAGCCCATGGACGGTTCTGGGCGAAAGCGTGAGCGCCGGGCGCCTGTACGACAAAATCGGGGAAACGGCAATGGGCGAAATTCTGTATGTGCTGGACAAAGGGGTGCTCTGCGTACTGAAGCAGACGTCCGATGCGGATGAGACGATTGTGTGA
- a CDS encoding DUF4125 family protein, which translates to METIERVINDEWEMFAKTQNVGGRANCQSNRPKFFVMRRCQLSAWPDVLVESYLSDLKEARLNGRNLIAEKYGYMMAQTYPAEYAMIADQLPEISDEKRKLIEEICAYQKNELEALTARYPVVTSCGRPVTQGKSRQAAFETYLFGELATYSLTTVNLYKRFVKLMHRNGLNLTERILTNEMQAYGYRSLDDAEQALSKQRQA; encoded by the coding sequence ATGGAAACCATCGAACGTGTTATCAATGATGAATGGGAAATGTTTGCCAAAACCCAGAATGTTGGTGGCCGCGCCAACTGCCAAAGCAACCGGCCGAAATTTTTCGTCATGCGGCGATGCCAGCTTTCCGCCTGGCCGGACGTGCTCGTCGAAAGCTACTTGAGCGATCTGAAGGAAGCACGTCTTAACGGCCGCAATCTTATTGCGGAAAAATACGGGTACATGATGGCCCAGACCTATCCGGCGGAATACGCAATGATCGCAGACCAGCTGCCGGAAATTTCCGATGAAAAACGTAAGCTCATTGAAGAGATCTGCGCTTATCAAAAAAACGAACTCGAAGCCCTCACCGCCCGCTACCCCGTCGTTACCAGCTGCGGCCGTCCTGTCACCCAGGGCAAAAGCAGACAGGCAGCCTTTGAGACCTATTTGTTCGGTGAGCTGGCCACCTATTCCCTCACCACCGTCAATTTATACAAACGTTTTGTCAAACTGATGCACCGCAACGGCCTGAACCTGACCGAGCGCATCCTGACCAACGAGATGCAGGCCTACGGCTATCGTTCCCTGGATGACGCTGAACAGGCGCTGAGCAAACAGCGCCAAGCATAA
- a CDS encoding DUF4037 domain-containing protein, producing the protein MTQGLALSKAYFEAVGRPALKQAFPALYPKMAFGLCGEGSDCFGFDDDLSRDHDWGPGFCIWMRDADFKTYGQAVQQVYDDLPKTFSGFTRAETKEGRHRTGIQAITAWFRRYTGLSHPPQSHTEWMRIPLSFLATAVNGEVFEDSSGAFTKRQRYLQNHYPEDLWLWEIACCAAGMAKAGQYNFPRLVHRGDPVTSALILSQFMKAGLTLIYALNRTYPPYSKWLYRGAASLPVLHSTYGLFKKLAAASNPREQIGLIEDICQIAVAELQFEQLSDSSSSFLLDHCGPVLHHVRDPLIQKRPLI; encoded by the coding sequence ATGACCCAGGGGCTTGCGCTTTCAAAAGCTTATTTTGAAGCGGTCGGCCGCCCGGCACTGAAGCAGGCTTTTCCAGCCCTTTACCCGAAAATGGCCTTTGGCCTCTGCGGCGAAGGCTCCGACTGTTTTGGCTTTGACGACGATCTCTCCCGGGATCACGACTGGGGACCCGGCTTCTGCATCTGGATGAGAGATGCCGACTTTAAAACCTATGGCCAGGCCGTTCAGCAGGTCTATGACGATCTGCCTAAAACCTTTTCGGGATTCACCCGCGCAGAAACTAAAGAAGGCCGTCACCGCACAGGGATTCAGGCCATCACCGCTTGGTTTCGCCGCTACACTGGCCTCTCTCATCCGCCCCAAAGCCACACCGAGTGGATGCGCATCCCGCTGTCCTTCCTCGCCACGGCTGTCAACGGCGAGGTGTTCGAAGATTCATCGGGGGCATTTACCAAACGGCAGCGGTATTTGCAAAACCATTACCCCGAAGATCTGTGGCTGTGGGAAATCGCCTGCTGTGCTGCCGGCATGGCCAAAGCCGGGCAGTACAACTTTCCCCGGTTGGTCCACCGAGGCGACCCAGTCACCTCGGCGCTCATCTTATCCCAGTTCATGAAGGCCGGGCTGACTTTGATTTACGCGCTGAACCGCACCTATCCGCCCTACAGCAAATGGCTGTACCGCGGCGCAGCATCCCTGCCGGTTCTTCATTCCACTTATGGCCTTTTCAAAAAGCTGGCTGCCGCTTCAAACCCTCGTGAACAAATCGGTCTCATCGAGGACATCTGCCAGATCGCCGTTGCTGAGCTTCAATTCGAACAGCTGTCGGATAGCAGCAGTTCCTTTTTGTTAGATCACTGCGGACCTGTTTTGCATCATGTGAGAGACCCTTTAATCCAAAAGCGTCCGTTAATATAA
- a CDS encoding tetratricopeptide repeat protein has translation MSTSKPLLQKTEKITIQAFYKRLDEYLGNPEKTELFLSSLESHLLESSSSDDKQMLATVYNEKGSFYRSISRFDDSLRAFQKGREIILELWGPNCLPYATLLNNMAGTLRLIGENQQAIDMFLQAIKIYHHLNADESYAFASVQNNLSLVYQETGQTKLAIYHLQIALNLIRKMPDHASQLAVTYGNLCTLYHQISDDEMAMKSLDRALKIYSDNKNAKNVHYAAVLNSLGAFLFQSGENARAIAVFKQAAVYSEKWFGQNLDYATAYHNIYWVCHQLKKWPEAFTALQETYRVYRNLFGDDHERTRTIKEKLEFSKRMAES, from the coding sequence ATGTCAACATCTAAACCTTTATTGCAAAAAACCGAAAAAATCACGATCCAGGCTTTTTACAAAAGACTGGACGAATACCTGGGCAATCCGGAAAAGACTGAGCTCTTTTTATCCAGCCTTGAATCCCACTTGCTGGAGAGCAGCAGCTCCGACGACAAACAGATGCTCGCCACCGTCTACAACGAGAAGGGCTCTTTTTACCGGTCGATCTCGCGATTTGACGATTCGCTCCGGGCCTTTCAGAAAGGCCGGGAAATTATTCTTGAGCTCTGGGGGCCGAACTGTCTGCCCTACGCCACCCTGCTCAACAACATGGCCGGCACCCTGCGCCTCATCGGCGAAAACCAACAGGCCATTGACATGTTCCTCCAAGCCATTAAAATCTATCACCACCTGAACGCCGACGAGTCCTACGCTTTTGCCAGTGTCCAGAATAATTTATCTTTGGTCTATCAGGAAACCGGCCAGACCAAGCTCGCCATTTATCACCTGCAGATCGCTCTGAACCTCATCCGCAAAATGCCGGATCATGCGTCTCAGCTCGCGGTCACTTACGGCAATTTGTGCACGCTGTATCATCAAATCAGTGACGATGAGATGGCCATGAAATCCCTCGACCGCGCCCTAAAAATTTACAGCGACAATAAAAACGCCAAAAATGTCCACTATGCGGCGGTGCTCAACAGCCTTGGCGCCTTTTTGTTCCAGTCCGGCGAAAATGCGCGCGCCATCGCAGTTTTCAAACAGGCTGCGGTGTACAGCGAAAAATGGTTCGGTCAGAATCTCGACTACGCCACCGCCTACCACAATATCTACTGGGTCTGTCACCAGCTGAAAAAATGGCCTGAAGCCTTCACTGCCCTTCAGGAAACCTACCGCGTCTATCGAAACCTATTTGGGGACGATCACGAACGCACCCGCACCATCAAGGAAAAACTCGAATTTTCCAAAAGGATGGCCGAATCATGA
- a CDS encoding YitT family protein — MQIKKVNGDYVVSEGRMNSRNPAVRILFLTASAVVTGIYIQFFLNPGHMYPGGVGGVTLLIQRIAAKFFHTAIPYAPINILLNLIPIYIGFKYLGKKFTAYSCYTIVLASLITDWLPQITITKDPLLLAVFGGVLGGVASVLCLWVHATAGGTDFISIFLSVKKGIDAWNIMLAFNVVILIIAGLLFGWRDALYSIIYQFTFTQVVKAMYHNYQQQTVLIVTDSPHDVSRAIYSISNHGATILKGTGSYLNQDRSVVYSIISRANVSAVIKAVREVDPNAFINSFKTERVYGAFYQEPTE; from the coding sequence ATGCAAATCAAAAAAGTCAACGGCGATTATGTCGTGTCTGAAGGCCGCATGAATTCGCGAAATCCTGCAGTCCGCATTCTATTCCTGACGGCTTCCGCAGTGGTGACCGGTATTTACATCCAGTTTTTCTTAAATCCCGGCCACATGTATCCCGGCGGCGTCGGCGGCGTCACTCTGCTCATCCAGCGAATCGCCGCGAAATTTTTTCACACCGCCATTCCCTACGCGCCGATCAACATTTTGCTCAACCTCATCCCGATTTATATCGGCTTTAAATACCTCGGCAAAAAATTCACCGCCTATTCGTGCTACACCATCGTCCTCGCTTCGCTGATCACCGACTGGCTTCCTCAGATCACCATCACCAAAGACCCGCTGCTTCTCGCTGTCTTCGGCGGGGTCCTCGGCGGCGTGGCTTCGGTGCTGTGTTTGTGGGTCCACGCCACAGCCGGCGGCACAGATTTCATCTCCATTTTCTTATCCGTGAAAAAGGGCATTGACGCCTGGAATATTATGCTCGCCTTTAACGTGGTCATCCTGATCATTGCCGGCCTGCTTTTTGGATGGCGGGATGCCCTCTATTCGATCATTTATCAGTTCACTTTCACCCAGGTGGTCAAGGCGATGTATCACAACTACCAGCAGCAGACAGTGCTGATCGTCACCGATTCGCCTCACGACGTCAGCCGGGCGATTTACAGCATCTCCAATCACGGTGCTACGATCTTAAAGGGCACCGGTTCTTATTTAAATCAAGACCGTTCTGTCGTCTACTCGATCATCTCCCGGGCGAACGTCTCCGCCGTGATCAAGGCCGTCCGGGAAGTAGACCCCAACGCCTTCATCAACTCCTTCAAGACCGAACGGGTCTACGGCGCTTTTTACCAGGAACCGACGGAATAA
- a CDS encoding AraC family transcriptional regulator yields the protein MNKAINIQMFYECRGEHSHTYIQIMVPMEQPMTININDQIYKVMPQELCLIPKGMPHECDFSGRILVLNLTEALDEKDKVLLNEPIVVSMRGQILQLVEMIQAELKQNPSSQSIHYLYNYLYSKLLEDHTPPSIRYISKHYDLPITVGQLAEIERYNVTYYNDWFKQQTGVSPGIYLRHTRIEKAKELLINTTFSVTHIAVMVGYSCNSTFTRAFRNVTGMTPKEYRQYIIAETKTAVAQ from the coding sequence ATGAACAAAGCGATTAATATTCAGATGTTTTACGAATGCCGCGGCGAACACAGCCACACTTACATTCAGATCATGGTTCCGATGGAACAGCCGATGACCATTAACATCAATGACCAGATCTACAAAGTCATGCCTCAGGAACTCTGTCTGATTCCCAAGGGCATGCCCCACGAATGCGACTTCAGCGGCCGCATTCTGGTGCTCAATTTGACCGAGGCTTTGGACGAAAAGGACAAAGTGCTCCTCAACGAACCGATTGTGGTGTCGATGCGGGGCCAGATTCTGCAGCTCGTGGAAATGATTCAGGCGGAACTTAAACAGAATCCCAGCAGCCAATCGATCCACTACCTCTACAATTATCTTTACAGCAAACTGCTCGAAGATCACACGCCACCATCCATCCGCTACATCTCCAAACACTATGACCTGCCGATTACGGTCGGCCAGCTCGCCGAAATCGAACGCTACAACGTGACTTACTACAACGACTGGTTCAAACAGCAGACCGGGGTTTCCCCAGGCATCTACCTGCGTCACACCCGCATTGAAAAAGCCAAGGAACTGCTCATCAACACGACGTTCAGCGTCACCCACATCGCCGTCATGGTCGGCTACAGCTGCAATTCCACCTTTACCCGGGCCTTTCGCAATGTGACCGGCATGACGCCGAAAGAATACCGTCAATACATCATAGCTGAAACAAAGACCGCTGTCGCTCAGTAA
- a CDS encoding glycyl-radical enzyme activating protein, which translates to MSYYYNYQYEGKEKKGVVLRMERNSVYDGPGFRTVVFLKGCPLRCAWCSTPESQDFKIEKNLEGQTYGSVMTVEQVLKEVRQDSAFYFHSGGGMTLSGGEMTAQPEFARCLLKEAQHEGIHTAIETSFFAKPEIIDNILPHVNLAYVDVKFISPKLHQKYCGVDNTVIRENLLRTNDMDLGPDFRLIVRTPVIPGLNDSNEELHKIGEFASHLKKLHGLQLLPYHKLGTDTYRKLGKPYLLKDVETPDTEQMEHYCDVVRTHIFNVGW; encoded by the coding sequence ATGAGTTATTACTACAATTACCAATATGAAGGAAAAGAGAAGAAAGGTGTGGTCCTGCGCATGGAACGCAACTCCGTCTACGACGGTCCCGGATTCCGGACCGTTGTTTTTCTGAAAGGATGTCCGCTGCGCTGTGCCTGGTGCTCCACACCGGAAAGCCAGGATTTCAAAATCGAGAAGAATCTTGAAGGTCAGACTTACGGTTCCGTGATGACCGTCGAACAGGTGCTCAAAGAAGTGCGCCAGGATTCGGCCTTTTATTTTCATTCCGGCGGCGGCATGACCCTGTCCGGCGGCGAAATGACGGCCCAGCCTGAATTTGCCCGCTGTCTGCTCAAGGAGGCCCAGCACGAAGGCATTCACACCGCGATTGAAACCTCCTTTTTTGCGAAACCGGAAATCATCGACAACATCCTGCCCCACGTCAATCTTGCGTACGTGGACGTCAAATTCATTTCGCCAAAGCTGCATCAAAAATACTGCGGCGTCGACAACACCGTCATCAGAGAAAATCTGCTGCGCACCAACGACATGGACCTCGGTCCTGACTTCAGGCTTATCGTCCGCACCCCGGTGATCCCGGGCCTCAACGACAGCAATGAAGAACTGCACAAAATCGGCGAATTCGCGAGCCATCTAAAAAAACTGCACGGGCTTCAGCTGCTGCCCTATCACAAGCTCGGCACAGACACCTACCGGAAGCTGGGCAAGCCCTATCTGCTGAAGGACGTCGAAACGCCGGATACTGAACAAATGGAACACTATTGTGATGTGGTGAGAACCCATATCTTTAACGTAGGTTGGTAA
- the gltA gene encoding NADPH-dependent glutamate synthase, whose amino-acid sequence MAKNMKRVPVREQEPKVRATNFEEVSYGYNEEEAVAEASRCLNCKKPRCVGGCPVSINIPKFIHQITERDFEGAFRTIQESSLLPAVCGRVCPQETQCEGPCVMGIKGEAIAIGKLERFVADWARAHGIVPEKPDFSTGKKVAVIGAGPAGLTCASELAKKGHDVTIFEALHEAGGVLVYGIPEFRLPKEEVVAKEVENVKRLGVKIQTDVVIGKSVTIDELLGEEGFDAVFIGSGAGLPRFMGIPGEQANGVYSANEYLTRNNLMKAFKGYDTPIHKGKKVVVVGGGNVAMDAARTALRLGAETHIVYRRSEAELPARAEEVHHAKEEGIQFDLLTNPKEILVDDADWVKGIRVIKMELGEPDDSGRRRPIEIPGSEYDIEVDTVIMALGTSPNPLISSTTKGLDINKWKCIVADENGQTSRKGIFAGGDAVSGAATVILAMGAGKKAAAAIDAYLKTL is encoded by the coding sequence ATGGCGAAAAATATGAAACGCGTTCCAGTCCGGGAACAAGAACCGAAAGTCAGAGCGACTAACTTCGAAGAAGTGTCCTACGGCTACAATGAAGAAGAAGCCGTCGCGGAAGCTTCCCGCTGCCTCAACTGCAAAAAGCCGAGATGCGTCGGCGGCTGCCCGGTTTCCATCAACATTCCGAAGTTCATCCACCAGATCACCGAACGGGATTTCGAAGGCGCCTTCAGAACCATCCAGGAATCCTCACTGCTGCCCGCCGTCTGCGGCCGGGTCTGCCCCCAGGAAACCCAATGCGAAGGGCCATGCGTCATGGGCATCAAGGGCGAAGCGATCGCCATTGGCAAGTTGGAACGCTTTGTCGCTGATTGGGCTAGAGCACACGGCATCGTGCCGGAAAAGCCGGATTTCTCTACCGGTAAGAAGGTGGCTGTCATCGGCGCCGGCCCGGCAGGCCTGACCTGCGCGTCGGAACTCGCGAAAAAAGGCCACGACGTCACGATCTTCGAAGCCCTGCACGAAGCAGGGGGTGTGCTCGTCTACGGCATTCCGGAATTCCGTCTGCCCAAAGAAGAAGTCGTCGCCAAAGAAGTCGAAAACGTCAAGCGCCTTGGCGTGAAGATCCAGACCGACGTCGTCATTGGCAAGTCCGTGACCATCGACGAACTCTTAGGTGAAGAAGGGTTTGACGCCGTGTTTATCGGCTCCGGCGCAGGGCTGCCCCGGTTCATGGGCATCCCCGGCGAACAGGCCAACGGTGTGTACTCTGCCAACGAATATTTAACCCGTAACAATTTGATGAAAGCATTCAAAGGCTACGACACCCCGATTCACAAAGGGAAGAAAGTTGTCGTGGTCGGCGGCGGCAACGTCGCGATGGACGCGGCCAGAACGGCGCTGCGCCTCGGCGCCGAAACCCACATCGTCTACAGACGAAGTGAAGCGGAACTGCCGGCCCGTGCTGAAGAAGTGCACCACGCCAAAGAAGAAGGCATCCAGTTCGATCTGCTCACGAACCCGAAAGAAATCCTCGTCGACGATGCCGACTGGGTCAAGGGCATCCGCGTGATTAAGATGGAACTCGGCGAACCTGACGACTCCGGCCGCCGCCGTCCAATTGAAATCCCGGGCAGCGAATACGACATCGAAGTCGACACGGTCATCATGGCCCTGGGCACCTCGCCGAACCCGTTGATTTCTTCGACCACCAAAGGCCTTGACATCAACAAATGGAAATGCATCGTGGCCGATGAAAACGGCCAGACTTCCCGCAAGGGCATCTTCGCCGGCGGCGATGCGGTCTCAGGGGCTGCGACGGTCATCCTCGCCATGGGCGCCGGCAAGAAAGCTGCTGCGGCCATTGACGCATATCTGAAAACCCTTTGA
- a CDS encoding sulfide/dihydroorotate dehydrogenase-like FAD/NAD-binding protein — MYKIIKASHLADNIVRMDIEAPWVAKHCLPGQFLIVREDERGERLPMTICDYDRKAGTVTIVTQTVGAGTCRMAELQTGDAFMDVVGPLGNPSELVKTPIDELKKKKILFVGGGLGTAPVYPQVKWMHEHGIDVDVIVGAKTKDLVILEDEMKAVAGNLYITTDDGSYGRNGMVTKVIEDLAAEGKTWDVCVAIGPMIMMKFCCLTTKKLGIPTIVSMNPIMVDGTGMCGACRLIVGDEVKFACVDGPEFDGHKVDFDLAMKRQAQYKTEEGRALLAFEEGDTHHGGCGLCGGDK, encoded by the coding sequence ATGTACAAAATTATCAAGGCCAGCCATTTGGCTGACAACATTGTTCGCATGGACATCGAGGCGCCATGGGTCGCCAAGCATTGTCTGCCCGGGCAATTCTTAATTGTCCGCGAAGACGAAAGAGGGGAACGTCTGCCCATGACCATCTGTGACTACGACCGAAAGGCCGGTACAGTCACCATCGTGACCCAGACCGTTGGCGCCGGCACCTGCCGGATGGCTGAGCTTCAGACTGGAGACGCCTTCATGGACGTCGTCGGGCCCCTGGGCAATCCGTCAGAACTCGTTAAAACGCCCATTGACGAATTGAAGAAGAAAAAGATTCTCTTTGTTGGTGGCGGGCTCGGCACCGCGCCGGTTTATCCTCAGGTGAAATGGATGCACGAACACGGCATCGACGTGGACGTCATCGTCGGCGCAAAGACCAAGGATTTGGTCATCCTCGAAGATGAAATGAAAGCCGTTGCGGGCAACTTGTACATTACCACTGATGATGGCTCCTACGGTCGGAATGGCATGGTGACTAAAGTCATCGAAGATCTCGCCGCCGAAGGCAAGACCTGGGACGTGTGCGTCGCCATCGGACCGATGATCATGATGAAGTTCTGCTGCCTGACCACGAAGAAGCTCGGCATTCCGACCATCGTCTCCATGAACCCGATCATGGTCGACGGGACTGGCATGTGCGGCGCCTGCCGCCTGATCGTCGGCGACGAAGTGAAGTTCGCCTGCGTCGACGGACCGGAATTCGACGGGCACAAAGTCGATTTTGACCTGGCCATGAAACGCCAGGCCCAGTACAAGACAGAAGAAGGCAGAGCCCTTTTGGCATTTGAAGAAGGAGACACCCATCACGGCGGATGCGGTTTATGCGGAGGTGACAAGTAA
- a CDS encoding TetR/AcrR family transcriptional regulator has product MKEEKPHMTKRQLQAITTKNKIYEAALQVINEKGFDSVSIEDITNRAEVSKGSFYTYFESKEALLFETFRKSDEIYEKAFEELDDEAFLQKITHFVRISYSNYESRGKGIIKAIVSNYFSFPDKTFYGEDRALLKCLKKIVLDGKREKFLSETIPTQSYVNELLSTLIGIEVMWCISDQGASLADMAANAIEVTARGMMQMTSV; this is encoded by the coding sequence ATGAAAGAAGAAAAACCGCACATGACAAAACGTCAACTTCAAGCCATCACAACGAAAAACAAAATTTACGAAGCCGCCCTTCAGGTCATCAATGAAAAGGGGTTTGACAGTGTCAGCATCGAGGACATCACAAACCGGGCTGAAGTTTCCAAAGGCAGTTTCTACACGTATTTTGAATCGAAAGAAGCCCTGCTCTTTGAAACCTTCCGGAAATCCGACGAAATCTACGAAAAGGCCTTTGAAGAGCTCGACGATGAAGCTTTCCTGCAGAAAATCACACATTTTGTAAGGATTTCCTACAGCAATTATGAAAGCCGTGGGAAGGGCATCATTAAAGCTATTGTTTCCAATTATTTTTCTTTTCCGGATAAAACCTTTTACGGTGAAGACCGCGCACTGCTGAAATGCCTTAAGAAGATTGTGCTGGACGGCAAGCGGGAAAAGTTCCTCTCTGAAACCATTCCGACCCAATCCTACGTCAACGAACTCTTGTCAACCCTCATTGGCATCGAGGTCATGTGGTGCATCAGCGACCAGGGCGCCTCCCTCGCCGACATGGCCGCCAACGCCATCGAAGTCACTGCCCGTGGGATGATGCAAATGACCTCTGTTTAA
- a CDS encoding GntR family transcriptional regulator gives MASQSTTAYKKIKEMIFHMELLPGDKISEPQISSLLEISRTPVHDALRKLSSEGLVTIGRNRGASVTKLSDKEIQDLGTIRLSQDILSANLAAYYGSAADFAKLYQMADICEEAAASGDVYRRITADKDFHLAIAKVSGNTYLYRQQYALYQQVHLIQITKYRDIQTSLIQVHLHRPLIESIQNSDLDRAATLLYDHIKDFHHLDPYVKQCFVHTACDEDKDPAPTLQTAK, from the coding sequence ATGGCTTCTCAATCTACGACCGCTTATAAAAAAATTAAAGAAATGATTTTCCATATGGAGCTGCTGCCGGGAGACAAGATATCCGAACCGCAGATTTCAAGTCTGCTTGAAATCAGTCGGACTCCAGTTCACGACGCCCTGCGAAAACTCTCCAGCGAAGGCCTGGTTACCATCGGCCGCAACCGCGGCGCCTCAGTGACAAAATTATCCGACAAGGAAATCCAGGACCTCGGCACCATCCGTCTGTCCCAGGACATTTTGTCCGCCAATCTCGCGGCCTATTACGGCAGCGCGGCGGATTTCGCCAAGCTCTATCAAATGGCGGATATCTGTGAAGAAGCAGCGGCCAGCGGCGATGTCTACCGGCGCATCACTGCCGACAAGGATTTCCATCTGGCCATCGCGAAGGTATCGGGCAACACTTATTTGTACCGCCAGCAGTATGCCCTGTATCAGCAGGTTCATCTGATCCAGATCACGAAATACCGGGACATCCAGACCAGCCTGATTCAGGTGCATCTTCACAGACCTTTAATTGAAAGCATTCAGAATTCGGATCTTGACCGGGCTGCCACCCTGCTTTACGACCACATCAAGGATTTCCATCATCTGGACCCCTACGTCAAGCAGTGCTTCGTGCACACAGCCTGCGATGAAGACAAGGACCCTGCCCCGACGCTTCAAACCGCAAAATAA